A DNA window from Camelina sativa cultivar DH55 chromosome 17, Cs, whole genome shotgun sequence contains the following coding sequences:
- the LOC104758373 gene encoding stigma-specific STIG1-like protein 4: protein MMITIKLFLCALFFVLLNSLFHQVRGQSYQPNTTSSWLKSHTKAATTTNCGRAKQPMCKPLTCKRSGPPMARMRCCRNQCVDVLSDPNHCRFCFRSCRFGLSCCGGDCVDTNNDPSNCGQCGNECESGAPCEFGMCGYAAPSSQPRKRHRRRPKFHRPRRPKFHRPRPPPCPDSKLFDDRES, encoded by the coding sequence ATGATGATCACCATTAAGCTATTTTTATGTGCCCTATTCTTCGTCCTCTTAAACTCTCTTTTTCATCAAGTACGGGGTCAAAGTTACCAACCTAACACAACCTCTTCATGGCTTAAGAGCCACACCAAAGCAGCTACAACAACAAATTGCGGTAGGGCAAAGCAACCGATGTGTAAACCATTGACTTGCAAACGATCCGGACCACCAATGGCTCGGATGAGATGCTGTCGTAACCAATGCGTCGATGTCTTGTCCGATCCAAACCATTGTCGGTTCTGTTTCCGGAGTTGTCGGTTCGGGTTATCATGTTGTGGTGGAGATTGTGTGGACACAAACAATGATCCGTCTAATTGCGGACAGTGCGGGAACGAGTGTGAGTCGGGTGCGCCGTGTGAGTTTGGTATGTGTGGTTATGCTGCTCCGTCGTCACAGCCTCGAAAACGTCATCGACGTCGTCCTAAGTTTCATAGGCCACGTCGTCCTAAGTTTCATAGGCCACGTCCTCCTCCATGTCCCGACAGTAAACTTTTTGATGATCGTGAATCGTGA
- the LOC104759918 gene encoding uncharacterized protein LOC104759918, whose product MGFLEKWITWIIFCVSSVEYKVLLNGQPNGLIKPERDLRQGDPLSPYLFIICKEVLIANIRKAESDKRITSIKVANKCPPITHLLFADDSLFFCKATKEECGAILDVLKNYEAASGQQINFSKSSLQFGHLVPEKIRTEVHSTLGITNIGGMGSYLGLPESLGGSKTKVFSFVRDRLQIRTTGWTAKLLSKGGKEVMIKSVATAVPTFVMSCYRIPKTITSKLTSAVANFWWSSNGQTGGMHWLAWEKLCSSNQLGGLGFRNVDDFNTALLAKQLWRLIEVPDSLFARVFKSRYYRNSNPMVPIKSYSPSYSWRSIISARSLVNKVLITRVGYGDTISIWTDSWVPAQFPRPAQSKDSFKDPLLQMNDLIDRANNTWRMDRLAAHFASADVDLIGAIPLSINQQPDSLGWHFTKTGKYTVRSGYQAARMTVTQENQVVAHGPDITPLKAAVWKTQCPPKLQHFMWQILSGCLSVTANLRRRGISCDVHCSRCGAEDETINHALFECPPPARQAWAIANVPTGFQAFPTPSVYANLDHFLGEHNPGAQEKPDEVIRLALSEAKAWLEAQSEEEVCCLLNPHSGPRVAVRGAQLPSAFSGYRCFVDGSWKDSDRFAGAGWVCWSSQRASSLMGAANFHRSLSPLHAEVEAFVWAMRCMIGHDLMDVAFYTDCSDLVKMVSSPSDWPAYSAYLDDIKVDLAEFSSFSLTLISRKDNEFADRLARQVRIQPHATTFVNDFPPNWLV is encoded by the exons ATGGGTTTCTTGGAGAAATGGATCACCTGGATCATCTTTTGTGTTTCTTCGGTGGAATATAAGGTTTTGCTGAATGGGCAACCTAATGGGCTTATTAAACCCGAGCGAGATTTACGGCAGGGGGATCCGCTATCACCGTATTTATTCATTATTTGTAAGGAGGTGCTTATTGCGAATATTCGGAAAGCGGAGTCGGATAAACGGATTACGAGTATCAAGGTGGCAAACAAATGTCCGCCAATAACTCACCTcttgtttgctgatgatagtttgtttttttgtaaagccACTAAGGAGGAATGTGGGGCAATTTTAGATGTTTTGAAGAATTATGAGGCTGCCTCGGGGCAACAGATTAATTTTTCCAAATCATCGTTACAATTCGGTCATCTGGTGCCTGAAAAAATACGTACAGAGGTGCATTCGACGCTTGGTATTACAAATATTGGTGGGATGGGTTCGTATCTGGGGCTACCAGAGAGTTTGGGGGGGTCCAAAACCAAGGTATTTTCCTTCGTTAGGGATCGGTTACAGATTCGTACCACCGGTTGGACGGCGAAGCTTTTGTCCAAAGGGGGGAAAGAGGTTATGATCAAGTCAGTTGCTACTGCAGTTCCGAcctttgtgatgtcttgttatCGGATTCCGAAAACAATTACGTCCAAACTTACTAGTGCcgtggcaaatttttggtggagtagCAATGGTCAGACTGGGGGAATGCATTGGTTAGCCTGGGAAAAACTTTGTTCTAGTAATCAACTGGGCGGGTTAGGCTTTCGaaatgtggatgattttaacACGGCTTTGTTGGCTAAGCAATTATGGCGCCTGATTGAGGTTCCGGATTCGCTGTTTGCTCGGGTTTTTAAAAGTCGGTATTACCGGAATTCAAACCCTATGGTACCGATTAAGTCTTATTCTCCATCGTATAGTTGGAGAAGTATTATTTCTGCTAGATCTCTGGTAAATAAAGTGCTGATTACACGGGTTGGATATGGGGATACTATTTCTATATGGACAGATTCCTGGGTtccagctcaattcccgagaccagcacAAAGCAAGGATTCTTTTAAGGATCCTTTGCTTCAAATGAATGATCTTATTGATCGTGCTAATAACACCTGGCGAATGGATCGGCTCGCCGCCCATTTTGCTTCAGCTGATGTTGATTTGATCGGAGCTATTCCTCTGAGTATTAATCAACAACCGGATTCACTtggttggcattttacaaaaacaGGGAAGTATACGGTGCGGTCGGGATATCAGGCAGCACGTATGACTGTAACTCAGGAGAACCAAGTGGTTGCTCATGGCCCTGATATTACGCCTCTTAAGGCTGCTGTTTGGAAAACCCAGTGTCCACCAAAGTTAcagcattttatgtggcagaTTCTTTCTGGGTGTCTATCGGTGACTGCTAATTTACGACGACGGGGTATTTCCTGTGATGTACACTGCTCTCGGTGTGGGGCAGAGGATGAAACTATTAACCATGCTCTTTTCGAATGCCCCCCCCCAGCGAGACAAGCTTGGGCTATTGCTAATGTCCCTACGGGTTTTCAGGCTTTTCCAACTCCCTCGGTATATGCTAATTTGGATCATTTCCTAGGGGAACATAATCCAGGAGCCCAG GAGAAACCGGATGAAGTGATACGTCTGGCCCTTAGTGAGGCAAAAGCGTGGTTGGAAGCTCAGAGTGAGGAAGAGGTATGTTGCTTGCTGAATCCTCATTCTGGCCCTCGGGTGGCGGTGCGGGGTGCTCAGCTTCCCTCTGCGTTCTCAGGATATCgatgttttgttgatggctCCTGGAAGGACTCCGATAGGTTTGCTGGTGCGGGATGGGTTTGTTGGTCATCGCAGAGGGCCTCCTCTCTCATGGGCGCTGCAAATTTCCACCGCAGTTTATCTCCTCTCCATGCAGAAGTCGAAGCTTTTGTTTGGGCAATGAGGTGCATGATAGGTCACGATCTTATGGATGTGGCTTTCTATACAGACTgttcagatttggtgaagatggtgtcttctccctCCGACTGGCCAGCCTACTCAGCATATCTCGACGACATCAAGGTGGACTTAGCGGAATTCTCGAGTTTCTCTTTGACCTTGATTTCTAGGAAGGACAATGAGTTTGCGGATCGCCTGGCACGACAAGTTCGTATCCAACCGCATGCTACTACTTTTGTAAACGATTTTCCccccaattggctcgtttga